A stretch of the Rosa rugosa chromosome 5, drRosRugo1.1, whole genome shotgun sequence genome encodes the following:
- the LOC133707738 gene encoding auxin response factor 19-like, protein MKQPANGGSSGAAALNSGEGGENVKIINPELWQACAGPLVNLPPAGTHVVYFPQGHSEQVAASMKKDVDAQIPNYPNLPSKLLCLLHNVTLHADPETDEVYAQMTLQPVPSFDKDALLRSDLALKSNKPQPEFFCKTLTASDTSTHGGFSVPRRAAEKIFPPLDFNMQPPAQELAARDLHDTVWTFRHIYRGQPKRHLLTTGWSLFVSGKRLFAGDAVLFIRDEKQQLLLGIRRANRQPTNLSSSVLSSDSMHIGILAAAAHAAANNSPFTVFYNPRASPSEFVIPLAKYYKAVCANQLSLGMRFRMMFETEESGTRRYMGTITGISDLDPVRWKNSQWRNLQVGWDESTAGERRNRVSIWEIEPVTAPFFICPPPFFRSKRPRQPGIPDDESSDLDNLFKRTMPWLGDDMCMKDPQVLPGLSLVQWMNMQQNSSVASSMQPNYMHPSFSGSVMQNLAGVDLSRQMGLSAPQIPQPNNLQFNAQRLPQQVQQLDQQPKMQSTVNPLASMVQRQQQLGEMTQVPRQNLVNQSIPSSQAQSPLLQPQSLAQANSILQQQSSTQNQLQRNLPQNLQQHQQQQQQQHQQQQQHQQQNVGQNQQQNFIQTPQPDQLNQQLHHLSDNQLQLQLLQKLQQHQQSYFAQQALQQQPTQLLQLQDQQRHLLDASQSFPRPSTPSQMQDMPLSAPTSHPQSRAMPQQMTVNNISQPNGRFLHPQPQPKLQQQQSGTEMSGHMGLPPTGTTNQLSRAGSGIMAGVAGAGQSGLTDEVPSCSTSPSTNNCPTVIQPLTNNRGHRNSLTGEDMAQSANMVISSSALETMPSNGNLVKGFQHKSEVKPSVNITTNQSQGMLNPQMYLNGAAAQTDYLDTSSSTTSAGLSQNDVHLQHNNTPLTFNPQSMLFREPSQEVEVQVDQRNNVSYGSNIDSQLGIPLSSDPLLEKGMVGIGKDFTNNLSSGMLGNFENSKDAQQELSSSMVSQSFGVPDMTFQSIDSTINDSSFLDGAPWAPAAQFQRLRTYTKVYKRGAVGRSIDITRYSGYDELKHDLARRFGIEGQLEDRGRVGWKLVYVDHENDVLLVGDDPWEEFVNCVRCIKILSPQEVQQMSLDGDFGGNAVRPNQACSSSDGGNA, encoded by the exons ATGAAGCAGCCGGCGAACGGAGGTTCGTCCGGCGCCGCCGCACTCAATTCCGGCGAAG GTGGAGAGAATGTGAAGATCATAAACCCGGAGCTATGGCAGGCTTGCGCCGGGCCGCTTGTGAACTTGCCGCCGGCCGGGACCCACGTGGTGTACTTCCCTCAAGGCCACAGCGAACAG GTTGCTGCTTCTATGAAAAAGGATGTTGATGCTCAAATTCCAAACTATCCAAATCTTCCCTCCAAGCTGCTATGTCTCCTTCACAATGTCACCTTGCAT GCGGACCCCGAAACGGACGAAGTTTATGCTCAGATGACACTTCAACCTGTACCCTCA TTTGACAAGGACGCATTATTGAGATCAGATCTTGCCCTGAAGTCCAATAAGCCCCAACCGGAGTTTTTCTGTAAAACATTGACTGCCAGTGATACAAGCACTCATGGAGGTTTCTCTGTTCCCCGCCGTGCAGCGGAGAAGATTTTTCCTCCTCTT GATTTCAACATGCAACCACCTGCTCAAGAACTCGCCGCCAGGGATTTGCATGATACTGTTTGGACCTTCCGTCATATCTATCGTG GACAACCAAAACGCCACTTGCTTACGACAGGATGGAGCCTTTTTGTTAGTGGGAAGAGGCTTTTTGCTGGTGATGCTGTCTTGTTCATTAG GGATGAAAAGCAGCAGCTTCTCTTGGGCATTAGACGTGCTAACAGGCAACCAACCAACCTATCATCATCAGTTTTGTCAAGTGACAGTATGCATATTGGGATTTTGGCTGCTGCAGCTCATGCTGCTGCGAACAATAGCCCCTTCACGGTGTTCTACAATCCTAG GGCTAGTCCATCAGAATTTGTTATCCCTTTGGCTAAGTACTACAAGGCAGTTTGTGCGAACCAACTATCATTGGGCATGCGCTTTCGTATGATGTTTGAAACTGAAGAGTCAGGAACAAGAAG GTACATGGGTACAATTACAGGAATTAGTGATCTTGATCCTGTGAGATGGAAGAACTCACAATGGCGTAATTTGCAG GTTGGTTGGGACGAGTCAACTGCTGGGGAAAGGCGTAATCGGGTATCAATCTGGGAAATTGAGCCTGTTACTGCTCCATTTTTCATCTGTCCCCCACCATTCTTCAGGTCAAAGCGGCCTAGGCAACCAGGAATACCAG ATGATGAATCCTCTGATCTAGATAACCTTTTTAAAAGGACAATGCCTTGGCTTGGTGATGATATGTGCATGAAGGATCCCCAGGTGCTACCTGGTCTAAGCTTAGTCCAGTGGATGAACATGCAGCAAAATTCTTCTGTGGCTAGCTCCATGCAGCCAAATTATATGCACCCTTCATTTTCTGGTTCTGTTATGCAAAACCTTGCTGGTGTGGATCTTTCTCGGCAGATGGGCTTGTCAGCGCCTCAAATACCTCAGCCGAATAATCTACAGTTCAATGCTCAGAGGTTACCTCAGCAAGTGCAACAGCTTGACCAACAACCAAAGATGCAGTCCACTGTGAACCCATTAGCATCCATGGTACAACGACAGCAACAGTTGGGTGAGATGACACAAGTACCCAGGCAAAATTTGGTTAATCAAAGTATACCGTCCAGCCAAGCTCAGTCCCCGCTTCTGCAACCTCAGTCCCTTGCCCAAGCTAACAGTATTCTTCAGCAGCAATCATCTACTCAAAATCAACTTCAAAGAAACCTTCCTCAGAACTTGCAGCagcaccaacaacaacaacagcaacaacatcaacagcagcagcagcatcaACAACAAAATGTGGGTCAAAATCAACAGCAAAATTTTATTCAGACTCCACAGCCTGATCAATTGAACCAACAGTTGCACCATCTTTCTGATAATCAGCTTCAACTTCAACTATTACAGAAGCTTCAGCAGCACCAGCAATCATACTTCGCACAGCAGGCACTGCAACAACAGCCTACTCAACTTCTCCAGCTCCAGGATCAGCAGAGGCATCTGTTAGATGCGTCTCAGAGCTTCCCGAGGCCCTCAACTCCTAGCCAAATGCAAGATATGCCTCTATCAGCACCAACCTCACATCCTCAGTCAAGAGCTATGCCACAGCAGATGACTGTTAATAATATTAGCCAACCTAATGGTCGGTTCTTGCATCCACAGCCGCAGCCAAAGCTTCAACAGCAGCAATCTGGTACTGAAATGTCCGGGCATATGGGACTTCCTCCAACTGGAACAACCAATCAGCTCTCTAGAGCTGGTAGCGGTATTATGGCAGGAGTTGCAGGAGCAGGGCAGTCCGGGTTAACAGATGAGGTTCCATCATGTTCCACTTCACCCTCCACAAACAACTGTCCAACAGTAATTCAACCATTGACGAACAACAGGGGCCATCGAAACTCATTAACTGGGGAGGACATGGCTCAGTCTGCCAACATGGTTATAAGCTCAAGTGCCTTGGAAACAATGCCATCTAATGGTAACTTAGTGAAAGGGTTTCAGCATAAGTCTGAAGTCAAGCCTTCAGTGAACATCACTACGAATCAAAGTCAAGGGATGCTTAACCCACAAATGTACCTGAATGGTGCAGCTGCCCAAACAGATTACTTGGACACTTCATCTTCAACAACTTCAGCGGGCCTCTCTCAGAATGATGTCCATTTACAGCACAATAATACCCCGTTGACTTTCAATCCACAGTCAATGTTGTTCAGAGAACCTAGTCAAGAAGTGGAAGTCCAGGTCGATCAGAGAAACAATGTTTCATATGGTTCTAACATTGATAGCCAATTGGGAATACCCTTGAGTTCTGATCCCTTGTTGGAAAAGGGCATGGTGGGGATAGGAAAGGATTTTACAAATAATCTCTCTTCAGGCATGCTTGGcaactttgaaaattcaaaaGATGCTCAGCAGGAGCTTTCTTCTTCAATGGTTTCCCAGTCCTTTGGAGTTCCAGATATGACATTTCAGTCAATTGACTCCACTATAAATGACAGCAGTTTTCTGGACGGTGCCCCATGGGCACCAGCAGCACAATTTCAGCGGCTGCGGACATACACCAAG GTATACAAACGTGGAGCTGTTGGGAGATCTATAGATATTACACGCTATTCTGGTTATGATGAGCTCAAACATGATCTGGCTCGTCGGTTTGGCATAGAAGGACAGCTAGAGGACCGAGGGAGAGTAGGTTGGAAACTAGTTTATGTAGATCATGAGAATGATGTTCTGCTAGTTGGAGATGACCCTTGGGA GGAGTTTGTGAACTGTGTTCGGTGCATCAAGATTCTGTCCCCACAAGAAGTCCAGCAGATGAGCTTGGATGGAGATTTTGGGGGCAACGCAGTGCGTCCAAATCAAGCTTGCAGCAGCTCGGACGGTGGAAATGCCTAG